The sequence below is a genomic window from Dictyostelium discoideum AX4 chromosome 5 chromosome, whole genome shotgun sequence.
CAAACTTGAAAATATCCAataaacattaataataaaattgtaaatggTATTAATGTTGTTgtctttattaaaaattaataaaaaaaagtattagttttaataattaataaataaaataaaaataatatgtgCACCATTTGtgttaaaatataaatatgatACATTACAATTAcagaattatataattttctaGTACCACCTAACATTATATAAGTTCTCATTGAAGAATAACCATTAAAAATACCAGTAAaagagaaaattaaaattgaagcaATTGCCATACCACCAGGTGTAGCGATTGAAGTTAAACCAGCCACAGAGAATACCATTAGAATAAAGAGTGATGCAACGATTTGAACACCAAAACCAATGATGATACTAAATGTCATGAAATTATTTGGAGATCTAAATACGTCGGCATAAATTGATTTCCAACCACCATCATCTGGTGATAATTGTGTATAGGTTTTACTATTTGTTTTTCTAAAGATTTTCAATAGAATGATTGCTAAACAAGCTGAAACTGCCAATACTATTATAAAACTCATTATTATATCAATATTTGATagtttgaattgatttacaTAATAAATTGACCAACTTTGAAATGATTTACCACtattggtagtggtggtttCATGATTTCGAATTGAATATGTATATTGAATTGTTAATTGCTTgattttatcatcatcaaataattctGGACTAATTTCAACACCACCAATACCAGAATCAATTTTACAATCAACACATGAATATGGTTCAACATTAACCGATTTTATCGTATAGAATCCTTTATCACTTTTAGTTGatgttgaatttataattataattaaatgattatataaataatattttgaattatatttaaatccaATTGGATGACCTAAATAAATATGATCATTCTctgtatcatcatcatcttcttcttctattgatgatgatggtgatgatgatgaagatgatgatgaagatggtgatgatggtggtgatgttatttctgatgattttgaattactattattatattctactaatctattatttttaaataactcACCAATTGGCAAATCAtcaataaaactaaaaataatataaaattaataaatttattttattttattttattttttaaaaaattacataCAAATTTATTCTAAAatgtttatcaattaaatattttaattgattaacaTCATCTAATGTATAATTGATTGGTTTACCTAATGCTATACAATCTACTGATGTATGTAAACTTACTTCATCATATAGTGaagttgaatttaaatcaccTGCCAACTTTGACATAAATGATTGTTTATATTCTATTGTACTTGGTTTTGGGAATggatatttataataatcaaatattgATAGTCCTGACCTAACATTATTCATCTAAAATatgaataaatatatatcTATATGTTAATTATATTACTACCAATCATCTACTACCctacttttaataataataataataataataatacttacATATACAGGTATCTTGTCAtttgttttataataatttggtTTAGAATATGATATATAACGTGAATCTATAacattattagaaaaaaataataataatagtacaactataatatttaacatatttattattactattttatttatatgtttatttttttattttttttttggtttatgTCCTtcaaaataagaaaaaaaaaaaaaaaaaaaagggagaaaaataaaaagaaaaaaataaaattttaattttcaaaacaaaaaaaaaaaaaaattaaaaaaaataaaattaaaaaaaaaaacttatccGAACTAGGTGGTCAACTTAaccagttttttttttttttttttttttttttttttttttttatcctgtttatttttttttttttttcgatttttagatttttttattttttagatattttattttttatttattttatttttagatttatttttatttttatttatttattaattaaatattctcTTTCcatttgtttatttggtttatttacaacttttcttttcattaattttaagaaTTGAGGAGAGGTTGCCCAAACTAAACTATTTGCTAAAGCTTGTAAACTAACGGAAACAGCATCTAATAGAATAAAGAAAGTTTTCTCTATTCCAAAATATTCTAGAGTTCTTAATACAGTAGCAGGGAGCCAAAATATGATGAAAATCAATAcgaatttcattaattgaattttgaatTCCCTAGCTTGTTGATTGTATCTCATTGATTCTGTGGGTAATAGTGATGATGGTTTActtttcttcatctttactaaaatcaatattaaaatgatAATCGATGTTGTAATTGTGAAATACAATGGCACCAATTCAAAGAATCTATAAGGATTATTAGCACCAACTATCCAACAACCTGTTGATGATGGTCCATATTGTTTACTTATACCAATTATCGTTGCATTAACTAAACAAAATCCCCATACAAATAAATGATACcattttaatgttttatcaattgaattttgtttattactattattaccaccaccaccaccaccaatattattactaccaatattattattattattcttttttttcatttcaaaataaCTGTGAAACACTTTCACAGTCATAGTATATGACCACATAATTGTTGCTTGTCCAAAAAATTGTGAAAATAATCCTAAtgaaaactaaataaaatattaataatttttttttttttatttttttttttaaaaaaaaatacatacacAATAAGGATTAGTATCAGTTGATGAGGTTTCGTCACTGAATTGTggtatatttatataatagaATATAATTGTTATGATATATTTGGatgtaaaaaagaaatcggAAATTGCTTGaaagaatataaaatttgaacCACTATTTTTAAGCTTCGCATATAATAACCatgtaattataataaataatgaccCTATCATTGATATGGGCGCACATatcatataaattaatatgatATCCTTcatcttttattattgaaaaaaaaaataaaaaaaaaaaaataaataaaaaaagtatttatttttttttttttatcttttgtgtaatattttctaaaaaaaaaaaataaaaaagtgaatagaaaaaaaaaaaaataaaaaaaaataaaaaaaaaataaaaaaataaaaataatagagtGAGATTTATGTGGGTTATGAGAGAGAAtgtcactttttttttttttttttttttttttttcaaagttttttaattttttaattttttttatttattttttttatttttttcagtCTGaatggatttaaaatttgtgattaaaaaatgatattaaattgattgaaatattataatctaataaatgataaaattttattatttatttttatttatttatttattctattctaataaatttttttatttttatatttttatttatttttatttattatttatttttattcttatttttttttaatttttattttttttttttttaaactccAACcgacaaattttaaaaaaaaaaaaaaaaatataatttaaagatatttaCAATGTGGTGGTTtgatagtttatttttttaatttcaatccAAATGATTATCACTTTCATTtggattgaaaaaaaaaaataaaaaaataaaattaattatttcttgattcagaaaaaaaacaaaaattaattattactttttttttttttggaatggaataaaaaaatttaatatttggtcGGATGGTATAGTCCCTTATAAGGCTATCATAATAGATCATTTCAATTGGTCAGATGGGTAGTCCCTTAGTTATCATAATTAACGATGTTACGAAACCTAAGGTTGtttattacaaattttaaattattattttcactctgttcattattatttctaaaattagaattattttaattattctcTTATAGTAAATTATGTGTTGTAATATAATTGTGTAAATATGCAAttattgtaaattattaaatatgtttattataatttttcaaacatAATCAAccttattatatttaatttcttaatttatttaattgtatttcTCTAATAAAAGGTTTTAACATAACATGAGCAATAATTTATGCGagtattttaattattttattaagtttttaattatatataaaattattgtgGAGATATTCAGCAATTATGTCGATTCATTTTATACagtttaaaagaaaattaaaatttatttttttattagtttttatatttttaattcaaggACTAAGAGACCCAGAAGTTGAAACTGAGAATCGAACTCACGACATTAAAATTGcgattctttttttttttttgaattggataacgcaattattatttgcttctccttgagatgttagatctcattttattttatttttttttttttttttacagggtCTCTAAAAGAGGGGTtagtttacttttttttttttttttttttttttgtttcgaattttgaattgtattattacttttgattaaaacatcttttttgtccaaacttttttctaaatctttttttattttatcgtctggttcgtgattgatgtttatgacgtatttgaattgttttttttttaattgagttttatccacaatttcgcttattttttgtaggcatttgtgttgcttaatatttgtggtgttgtttgtaattttcattttattttctttctattttttatatttttctttaaaaagttaaaaatctgGAAATTTTCTGATTAACTTGGTTCCCAGNNNNNNNNNNNNNNNNNNNNNNNNNNNNNNNNNNNNNNNNNNNNNNNNNNNNNNNNNNNNNNNNNNNNNNNNNNNNNNNNNNNNNNNNNNNNNNNNNNNNATTGCGTGAAGAGGTGAGTTCCATTGTCTGCTAAATTGTAATAGCTTTAGCGAGATTAGTGagtctaatttattttgttcttCTGGCCGttgttttgatttgattcttAATGTTTTGTTTATAACCGCTTGTGTCCTGTCCCATGCAGCTCTTTGTGTTTTAATTAGTTCACGTATGACTTGTTGTctgtgaattattatttctttttcatcgtGAATGAGTTTATTTCTTTTGTGCCAGATTTTATCGAATATAATAGCTATTAAATTGGCTACTAGTGCAATTTGTAGATGGTTTAAAATCTTCACATTCCAGGTGTGAGTGGTGTGTCCAGACTTAGTTAGGGTGTAGTTGAAGATTTCTTGTGTGTTTTTGATGTGGGCTTTGCAGTTGAAGAATATATGTTCTGAGGTCTCATCTTCCCCACACTGTTGGCATGGCATGTTGTATATTTTTGGTAGTGCTTTCAGTGTGTATCTCCATAATAGATCTCTACCTTtcatgtttattatttttttgatttctttaaatggAAGGTGTTTGCTATTAATTTTGgtcattatttctttttggcCAGGAGTTGGTATGAATTTGTTGTGTTCAGGAGATTGAGTTGTCATCATATCCtcgtatattttttttaattttgggaGGTGTTCGTAGTgtgtttgtttattttgtGGAGTTTTTAATTGGGTCCATGCTTGCTTGCATTGCCagtgtagttgtagttgattttgttttgttgttgttttgttgttgttgttgtttttgagtTCCTCTTCCCACAGTTTTATATATGAACTAGGAGTGTTACTTACTCTTTGGTGGAGGTATCTTTCGAATAACCATGCTTTCTGTGCTAGTTCTCTTGTCTTCAGGTTCCATAAGTTTAGGCCACCATTGATATAGTTGTTTTGTCTTCTTTGTAGTGAAAGAGAGTTTTTAGATTTTGTGTTGAAAACGAATTTTACGATGTTATTTTCAATACTATTGTGTTGTGGTGTGGTGTTGATGTAAGTGTGGAACGTTAACTGAGATAGTGCATATGTTTTTGCCATTATGAGTCTGCCCATATAGGTTGATGAAGTTGAGTTCCATGTTACTAGTTTAGCTCTGATGTTGTCTGAGATTGTATTGATTTTGGATTTGATACCCTTATTGTGAAGNNNNNNNNNNNNNNNNNNNNNNNNNNNNNNNNNNNNNNNNNNNNNNNNNNNNNNNNNNNNNNNNNNNNNNNNNNNNNNNNNNNNNNNNNNNNNNNNNNNNTATAAAATCCACTCAAAGCTAATAAACAATAGAATAATCCCAATACTAACGAAAGTGATCAACCACAATCAAAAAGGTTTCGTACCAGGCAGATTCATTCTAGATAATATCATATCAATGAACGAATTAATCAATAAAAGAATTGATAAAAGAATTAACGGAATAATTACACTATATGATTTCGAAAAAGCTTTTGACTCGATCTCACACGGTTCAATACTTAGATCACTACAACACATCAACATTCCAACCAATATAATCAACCTGATAATGAATCTACTCACCAAATCTGAAGCaagaattgaaattaatggtaGAACTACTATACCCTTTGAGATCAAAAGAGGAGTTAAACAAGGAGATCCACTATCACCCACCCTGTTCGTCCTTGTAATAGAGGCTTTAGCTAGAAAAATTTTACAAGATGACCGAATTACTGGCCTTCCTCTAAACAACAGCAACCACAGAGAGAAATTCCAAAGCTTTGCAGACGACTCGGCTTCAATGGTCCCAGACTCTCAACAACTTGAATTAGTACTACAACA
It includes:
- the crlF gene encoding G-protein-coupled receptor family protein (Similar to GPCR); the protein is MKDIILIYMICAPISMIGSLFIIITWLLYAKLKNSGSNFIFFQAISDFFFTSKYIITIIFYYINIPQFSDETSSTDTNPYCFSLGLFSQFFGQATIMWSYTMTVKVFHSYFEMKKKNNNNNIGSNNIGGGGGGNNSNKQNSIDKTLKWYHLFVWGFCLVNATIIGISKQYGPSSTGCWIVGANNPYRFFELVPLYFTITTSIIILILILVKMKKSKPSSLLPTESMRYNQQAREFKIQLMKFVLIFIIFWLPATVLRTLEYFGIEKTFFILLDAVSVSLQALANSLVWATSPQFLKLMKRKVVNKPNKQMEREYLINK
- the phg1c gene encoding TM9 protein C, which codes for MLNIIVVLLLLFFSNNVIDSRYISYSKPNYYKTNDKIPVYMNNVRSGLSIFDYYKYPFPKPSTIEYKQSFMSKLAGDLNSTSLYDEVSLHTSVDCIALGKPINYTLDDVNQLKYLIDKHFRINFFIDDLPIGELFKNNRLVEYNNSNSKSSEITSPPSSPSSSSSSSSSPSSSIEEEDDDDTENDHIYLGHPIGFKYNSKYYLYNHLIIIINSTSTKSDKGFYTIKSVNVEPYSCVDCKIDSGIGGVEISPELFDDDKIKQLTIQYTYSIRNHETTTTNSGKSFQSWSIYYVNQFKLSNIDIIMSFIIVLAVSACLAIILLKIFRKTNSKTYTQLSPDDGGWKSIYADVFRSPNNFMTFSIIIGFGVQIVASLFILMVFSVAGLTSIATPGGMAIASILIFSFTGIFNGYSSMRTYIMLGGTRKLYNSVITTTLIPFTILLLMFIGYFQVWSNKFTYGASIGTVFFILAMWLLVCVPCSLLSSYFVRTWPPAEYPVRINPIPRFIPTAKWYQNQYLHMILGGIIPFVIIFTDLSFFLSSWVLGEHYSYSLSFALTFILMIISIVETNMIIEYYQLSLENYNWWWRSLLGPMVTGLYTFIYFIYFGITRIETEGVGFYYFMFSLVFSILVSLFCSSIGFLGNLWFTKKIYSTLHFD